In Populus nigra chromosome 10, ddPopNigr1.1, whole genome shotgun sequence, the following proteins share a genomic window:
- the LOC133705096 gene encoding uncharacterized mitochondrial protein AtMg00810-like: protein MGFTRCLYDQYLFYRQQGSYVLLLLIYVDDILLTGSSPSQISAFITHLSSVFRMKDLGDVHYFLGLQITRTDTALTITQTRYLLSLLHKFGLAGAKPVATPIASGTNLSATNGTLLSDPMPFRQLMGSLQYLTLTRPDISYVVHHVCQYMHAPREPHLIAVKRIFRYLKGTLDIGLHFVPMPLTTLHGFYDADWAGCKDDRRSTSGFAIYMGANLLSWGAKKQATVSRSTAEAEYRALAATTAELMWFMNLLKSIGYCLPPPKLYYDNISAITMAKNPVFHHRTKHIEIDVHFVRERVASGALLLEHVAGIAQLADILTKPLCSDKFVLNRDKLLIGSQPS, encoded by the coding sequence ATGGGCTTCACACGATGTCTGTATGATCAATATTTATTCTATCGTCAACAAGGTTCGTATGTTCTTCTTCTACTGATCTATGTCGATGACATTCTTCTTACTGGGTCATCTCCATCTCAAATATCTGCTTTTATTACTCATCTTTCATCTGTGTTTCGCATGAAAGATCTTGGCGATGTCCATTACTTCCTTGGTCTGCAAATTACCAGGACTGACACAGCACTCACCATTACTCAAACAAGGTATCTACTGTCACTTCTACACAAGTTTGGATTAGCTGGTGCTAAACCAGTTGCCACTCCTATAGCATCGGGTACCAACTTATCTGCCACTAATGGCACCTTGTTATCTGATCCCATGCCTTTTCGCCAGCTTATGGGATCCTTACAATATCTCACACTTACTCGCCCTGACATCTCTTATGTTGTTCATCATGTTTGTCAATACATGCATGCCCCACGAGAACCTCATCTCATTGCTGTTAAACGAATTTTTCGTTATCTCAAAGGAACTCTCGATATTGGCCTTCATTTTGTTCCCATGCCCTTAACTACTCTTCATGGATTTTATGATGCTGACTGGGCAGGGTGTAAGGATGATCGACGCTCCACGTCTGGTTTTGCCATCTATATGGGTGCCAACTTGCTGTCATGGGGTGCTAAAAAGCAGGCCACAGTTTCTCGCTCCACGGCagaagcagaatatcgtgctCTAGCTGCTACCACAGCTGAACTTATGTGGTTCATGAACCTATTAAAATCCATTGGCTACTGTCTTCCACCTCCAAAGTTGTACTATGACAATATCAGTGCTATTACTATGGCTAAAAATCCAGTGTTTCATCATCGCACGAAACATATTGAAATCGATGTTCATTTTGTCAGGGAACGTGTTGCTAGTGGTGCTCTGTTGCTCGAACATGTTGCTGGCATTGCTCAACTTGCAGACATATTAACCAAACCTCTTTGTTCGGACAAGTTTGTTCTCAATCGTGACAAGCTCCTCATCGGGTCTCAACCGTCTTGA